Proteins encoded by one window of Bacillus sp. DTU_2020_1000418_1_SI_GHA_SEK_038:
- the yqfD gene encoding sporulation protein YqfD, with protein MKNLWIEFFGGIITVKTKGKGIERFINTLTRSGILVWQVRRHGTEAVTFKMKLNDVKKLRSLVRNSDCKIEFLQRTGFPFIFKRMLKNIGFVIGAPVFLLVIMILSNMVWGIEIKGADPATEYKIRKELNQIGVKRGKVQFFLENVEAIQRKLTDSIEEITWVGVELKGTTYHLQVVEKTEPNKPEYLSPRHLVAKKKAIIVDMFVEEGQPKVSVNDHVNPGQLLVSGIIGEDGQKTETVPAKGEILGETWYTTKATIPLKNTLQVLNGNEIQKHIIKVGKYEIPIWGFGKVEYKKSKIELNEKKINFLKWELPISYINKTIRESEQVTQIFSNEEAFEVAKIQARNDIKNHLSDNAKIKGEKVLHKSVENGKVTISIHFQIIENIAEAQPIIQGDTE; from the coding sequence ATGAAAAATCTGTGGATCGAATTTTTTGGAGGGATTATTACTGTAAAAACTAAAGGTAAGGGCATCGAGCGTTTTATTAATACTCTTACACGGAGTGGTATTCTTGTCTGGCAGGTGAGAAGGCATGGAACAGAAGCAGTAACCTTTAAAATGAAGCTGAATGATGTGAAGAAATTAAGAAGTTTAGTTCGGAATAGTGATTGCAAAATTGAGTTTTTACAACGGACAGGCTTCCCATTTATCTTTAAGCGTATGTTAAAAAATATTGGATTTGTCATTGGAGCCCCAGTATTTTTATTAGTCATTATGATTTTATCAAATATGGTTTGGGGAATAGAGATAAAGGGAGCTGACCCTGCAACTGAATACAAAATACGAAAAGAGTTAAATCAAATAGGTGTAAAACGCGGGAAAGTGCAGTTTTTCTTAGAAAATGTTGAAGCCATTCAGAGGAAACTGACAGATAGTATTGAGGAAATTACTTGGGTTGGTGTGGAATTAAAAGGGACAACCTACCATCTGCAGGTTGTGGAAAAAACTGAGCCAAATAAACCGGAATATTTAAGTCCAAGACATTTAGTGGCAAAAAAGAAGGCAATCATTGTTGACATGTTCGTTGAAGAAGGTCAGCCAAAAGTAAGTGTCAATGATCATGTAAACCCAGGCCAGCTCCTTGTTTCAGGAATTATTGGAGAGGATGGGCAAAAAACCGAGACTGTTCCAGCAAAAGGAGAGATCCTTGGGGAAACTTGGTACACAACAAAGGCTACAATTCCATTGAAAAATACTCTGCAAGTATTAAACGGAAATGAAATACAAAAGCATATAATAAAGGTTGGAAAATATGAAATTCCAATATGGGGCTTTGGTAAGGTAGAATATAAAAAATCCAAAATAGAGTTAAATGAAAAGAAAATCAACTTTTTAAAATGGGAACTTCCGATATCCTATATTAATAAAACAATAAGGGAAAGTGAACAAGTAACACAAATATTCTCAAATGAAGAAGCTTTTGAAGTTGCAAAAATTCAAGCGAGAAATGATATAAAAAATCATCTATCTGATAATGCTAAAATTAAAGGGGAAAAAGTTTTACACAAGTCGGTAGAGAATGGTAAAGTAACTATATCAATACATTTCCAAATTATTGAGAATATAGCAGAAGCGCAACCAATTATTCAAGGAGATACGGAATGA
- the yqfC gene encoding sporulation protein YqfC translates to MAKKWGQFVRKWMTKNMELPQDVMMDLPRITMIGQIHIYIENHRGLLAFSDKELRLLLKQGQLLIKGKAFVIKTILPEEILLEGKIDQVTYISE, encoded by the coding sequence ATGGCAAAAAAGTGGGGACAATTCGTCCGAAAATGGATGACAAAAAATATGGAGCTTCCTCAAGATGTCATGATGGATTTACCCCGCATTACGATGATCGGACAAATCCATATATATATTGAGAACCACCGTGGATTGCTTGCCTTTTCAGATAAGGAATTAAGGCTTCTTCTTAAGCAAGGTCAGCTGTTAATAAAAGGGAAAGCCTTTGTCATAAAAACGATTCTTCCAGAGGAAATTCTGCTGGAGGGAAAAATTGATCAGGTCACATATATAAGTGAGTAA
- the floA gene encoding flotillin-like protein FloA (flotillin-like protein involved in membrane lipid rafts), with protein MLGTGTIFILLAAVLAIILLGILFTFVPVMLWISALAAGVRVSIFTLVGMRLRRVIPSRVINPLIKAHKAGLGVTTNQLESHYLAGGNVDRVVNALIAAHRANIELQFERSAAIDLAGRDVLEAVQMSVNPNVIETPFIAGVAMDGIEVKAKARITVRANIDRLVGGAGEETIVARVGEGIVSTIGSSENHKKVLENPDMISRTVLAKGLDSGTAFEILSIDIADVDIGKNIGAHLQTEQAEADKKIAQAKAEERRAMAVASEQEMKAKVEEMKAKVVEAEAQVPLAMAEALRSGNIGVMDYMNIKNISADTDMRDSIGRINDDHKDGGQR; from the coding sequence ATGCTGGGAACTGGTACGATTTTTATCTTATTGGCAGCCGTTCTTGCCATTATTCTATTAGGTATTTTATTCACATTTGTTCCTGTTATGCTGTGGATTTCAGCTTTGGCAGCAGGAGTAAGAGTCAGCATCTTTACATTAGTTGGGATGAGGCTCCGCAGGGTTATTCCAAGCAGGGTCATCAACCCCTTAATTAAAGCACACAAAGCAGGTCTAGGTGTAACGACAAATCAGCTGGAAAGCCATTATTTAGCTGGCGGAAATGTCGATCGTGTTGTGAATGCACTAATTGCCGCACATCGAGCAAATATTGAATTGCAGTTTGAGCGTAGTGCAGCAATTGATCTAGCTGGCCGCGACGTGCTTGAAGCTGTACAAATGAGCGTTAATCCGAATGTAATTGAAACACCTTTCATTGCAGGTGTTGCTATGGATGGAATTGAGGTAAAGGCAAAAGCGAGAATTACCGTTAGAGCGAATATTGACCGTCTTGTCGGGGGTGCAGGTGAAGAAACAATTGTTGCCCGTGTTGGTGAGGGGATCGTATCAACTATCGGTTCATCAGAAAATCATAAGAAAGTTCTTGAAAATCCAGATATGATTTCTAGAACAGTCCTTGCCAAAGGTTTGGATTCGGGTACAGCCTTTGAAATCCTGTCGATTGATATTGCTGATGTCGATATCGGTAAAAACATTGGAGCCCATTTACAAACTGAGCAGGCTGAAGCAGATAAAAAGATTGCCCAAGCTAAAGCAGAAGAACGTCGTGCAATGGCTGTCGCTTCAGAGCAGGAAATGAAGGCAAAGGTTGAAGAAATGAAGGCGAAGGTTGTAGAAGCTGAAGCCCAAGTTCCGCTTGCCATGGCTGAAGCGCTTCGTTCAGGAAATATCGGTGTTATGGACTATATGAATATCAAGAATATCTCTGCTGATACAGATATGAGAGATTCAATTGGACGGATTAATGATGATCACAAAGACGGCGGTCAAAGATAA
- a CDS encoding nodulation protein NfeD gives MIIPFKGNADNEIVYVVPIQETVEKGLFAYLNRAVHLAEEDKASAIIFEMDTPGGAVDAAGKIGKLLTSTEVKTISFVNKQALSAGAYIALNTDEIYMVPGSTMGSAAIIDQQGNAAGKKAESYWFAAMEEAAKQSNRNPIYALAMADESINLPEVGAPKGKLLTLGAEKALEVKYSEGTFNNLNELLDYLGLSDAEVKTVEESFAEKIARFITHPVVIPILLSIGSLGLILELYSPGFGLPGFMGLSALLMFFYGHLVAGLAGYETLILFVVGIGLIIAEFFLPGGVAGILGLAAILGSLFLASDNVVHMGISLLIAISISILASIIMVKVLGKKMKFFKKIILTDATKTEEGYVSNKSRLELIGLEGYALTALRPSGTVVIDDERIDVVSEGAFILKDARVRVVKAEGSRIVVREVTDQNKKEKEEE, from the coding sequence ATGATTATCCCATTTAAAGGAAATGCTGATAATGAAATTGTCTATGTCGTTCCGATTCAAGAAACAGTAGAAAAAGGTTTATTTGCTTATTTGAACAGAGCTGTTCATTTAGCTGAAGAAGACAAGGCATCTGCGATTATTTTTGAAATGGATACTCCTGGAGGGGCAGTGGATGCTGCTGGGAAAATTGGGAAGTTATTAACATCAACAGAAGTGAAGACGATTTCATTTGTGAACAAACAGGCTTTATCGGCAGGTGCTTATATTGCGCTAAATACAGATGAGATCTATATGGTGCCAGGTTCTACAATGGGATCAGCGGCCATTATTGATCAACAGGGAAATGCTGCTGGGAAGAAGGCTGAATCCTATTGGTTTGCTGCAATGGAGGAGGCTGCAAAGCAGAGTAACAGAAACCCAATTTATGCGTTAGCAATGGCAGATGAGTCTATCAATCTTCCCGAAGTAGGGGCTCCAAAAGGAAAGTTACTCACATTAGGTGCTGAAAAGGCATTGGAAGTAAAGTATTCTGAAGGGACTTTCAATAATTTGAATGAACTTCTCGATTATCTTGGTCTTTCTGATGCGGAGGTCAAAACAGTAGAAGAAAGCTTTGCAGAAAAAATAGCGAGATTTATTACCCATCCTGTTGTAATACCGATATTATTATCTATTGGAAGTTTGGGACTAATCCTAGAATTGTATTCCCCCGGCTTCGGGCTTCCCGGATTTATGGGATTGTCTGCATTACTAATGTTTTTCTATGGACATTTAGTTGCAGGGCTTGCCGGATATGAAACACTTATCCTCTTTGTTGTCGGAATTGGGCTAATCATCGCGGAGTTCTTTCTCCCAGGCGGAGTGGCAGGAATTCTCGGCCTGGCAGCGATTCTTGGAAGTCTATTTTTAGCTTCGGATAATGTCGTTCACATGGGGATTTCCTTATTAATTGCTATAAGCATATCTATTTTAGCGTCTATTATAATGGTAAAGGTGCTTGGTAAAAAAATGAAATTTTTCAAAAAAATCATCTTAACCGATGCAACAAAAACGGAAGAGGGCTATGTTTCCAATAAAAGCCGGTTAGAGCTAATTGGATTAGAAGGCTACGCACTGACAGCACTTCGACCATCAGGCACTGTTGTGATTGATGATGAAAGAATCGATGTCGTCAGTGAAGGAGCGTTTATTCTTAAAGATGCGAGAGTCAGGGTTGTAAAAGCCGAGGGTTCTCGTATAGTAGTAAGAGAGGTAACTGATCAGAATAAGAAAGAAAAAGAGGAGGAATAG
- a CDS encoding GatB/YqeY domain-containing protein, with protein sequence MSLLERLNEDMKQAMRNKEKDKLTVIRMIKASLQNEAIKHGQDLSEDQELTVLSREVKQRKDSLHEFEKAGREDLVEKIHTELQYVELYMPKQLSEDEVSKIVQETVAEIGAKSKAEMGKVMAAIMPKVKGKADGALVNKLVQQHLS encoded by the coding sequence ATGAGTCTTCTCGAACGTTTAAATGAGGATATGAAACAAGCGATGAGGAACAAAGAAAAAGATAAGCTAACTGTTATTCGGATGATTAAAGCATCCTTGCAGAATGAAGCAATTAAGCATGGACAAGACTTATCCGAAGATCAAGAGCTTACTGTCCTTTCTCGCGAAGTTAAACAACGCAAGGATTCCCTCCATGAATTTGAAAAAGCAGGTCGTGAAGATCTTGTTGAAAAAATTCATACTGAACTTCAGTATGTCGAACTATATATGCCTAAACAGCTCTCTGAAGATGAGGTTTCAAAGATCGTACAAGAAACGGTTGCTGAAATAGGTGCAAAATCTAAAGCTGAGATGGGTAAGGTAATGGCTGCCATTATGCCGAAAGTAAAAGGCAAAGCAGATGGAGCACTTGTAAATAAACTTGTACAACAACACCTTTCATAA
- the rpsU gene encoding 30S ribosomal protein S21, translating to MSKTVVRKNESLEDALRRFKRTVSKSGTIQEARKREFYEKPSIKRKKKSEAARKRKY from the coding sequence ATGTCTAAAACCGTCGTTCGTAAAAACGAATCGCTTGAAGATGCTCTTCGTCGCTTTAAACGTACTGTATCTAAGTCTGGTACTATACAAGAAGCAAGAAAGCGCGAATTCTACGAAAAGCCTAGTATTAAACGTAAGAAAAAGTCTGAGGCTGCAAGAAAACGTAAGTATTAA
- a CDS encoding Na/Pi symporter — protein sequence MTQAFLFILFIGVFIYGMTLLRSGLYNLSGDSLKNVLTKLTASPWKGLLAGIGITCILQSSSAVMIITIGLISARLLSFPQSIGIILGTNIGTTVTTELITFDIESFLIPFAFLGAVLFLFGKRNVRNIGLILLGISAVFSAMGGFEYLAGPLRSIDFVNQLLLQLKESYLLSILAGTIITAIIQSSTATTGIIMGFLSGGAFGLDTGIAIMLGSNIGTCVDAFLASIGGGREARLCAYAHIWLNVIGVIVFYPFIGWLTSFGVQLASAPDVQLAHIGVLFNVISSLMVLPFATQFGKLIIKIHDR from the coding sequence TTGACGCAAGCTTTTCTTTTTATTTTATTCATTGGAGTTTTTATATACGGAATGACATTGCTGCGATCAGGTCTTTATAATTTATCTGGAGATTCTTTAAAAAATGTATTGACTAAATTGACGGCTTCTCCTTGGAAGGGGCTATTAGCTGGTATAGGAATAACTTGTATATTGCAGAGCAGTTCAGCAGTGATGATTATTACAATCGGACTCATTTCTGCAAGGCTTCTTTCATTTCCTCAGTCGATCGGAATTATTTTAGGAACGAATATCGGAACAACGGTTACGACTGAATTAATTACATTTGATATTGAATCTTTCCTTATTCCTTTTGCTTTTTTAGGTGCTGTATTATTTTTGTTTGGAAAAAGAAATGTAAGGAATATTGGATTAATCTTACTTGGTATATCTGCAGTTTTTTCAGCGATGGGGGGCTTTGAATACTTAGCAGGCCCATTAAGATCCATTGATTTTGTTAATCAGCTATTGCTTCAATTAAAAGAAAGCTACCTTTTAAGTATTCTAGCGGGAACAATAATCACAGCCATAATCCAGTCAAGTACTGCAACGACTGGAATTATAATGGGTTTTCTTTCTGGCGGAGCTTTTGGCCTAGATACAGGAATCGCAATCATGCTGGGTTCTAATATCGGAACATGTGTTGATGCATTTTTAGCATCCATTGGCGGGGGCAGAGAGGCAAGACTTTGTGCATATGCACATATTTGGCTAAATGTAATTGGCGTCATTGTTTTTTATCCATTTATCGGTTGGCTTACTTCCTTCGGTGTTCAGCTAGCATCAGCTCCCGATGTTCAACTTGCGCATATCGGAGTTCTATTTAACGTCATCTCGTCACTAATGGTACTTCCATTCGCTACTCAATTTGGGAAATTAATCATAAAAATACATGATCGATAG
- the deoC gene encoding deoxyribose-phosphate aldolase has protein sequence MEYNVAKMIDHTLLKADATKEQIVKLCTEAKEYNFASVCVNPGWVKLASELLSGTEVKVCTVIGFPLGASTSETKSFETKNAIENGATEVDMVINIGALKGGDIELVERDIRAVVDAAKGSALTKVIIETCLLSEEEKIRACELSVKAGADFVKTSTGFSTGGATAEDIALMRKTVGPNIGVKASGGVRSAEDAKKMIEAGATRIGASSGAAIVNGLTSDSDY, from the coding sequence ATGGAGTATAATGTCGCAAAAATGATTGACCATACATTATTGAAAGCAGATGCAACAAAGGAGCAAATTGTAAAGCTTTGTACAGAGGCAAAGGAATATAATTTCGCTTCGGTTTGCGTAAATCCAGGATGGGTGAAGCTTGCGAGCGAGTTATTATCAGGTACAGAAGTAAAGGTTTGCACCGTTATAGGCTTTCCTTTAGGTGCTTCAACGTCTGAAACAAAGTCATTTGAAACGAAAAACGCAATTGAGAATGGTGCAACTGAAGTAGATATGGTAATCAATATCGGAGCATTAAAAGGCGGAGATATCGAATTAGTAGAAAGAGATATCCGTGCTGTCGTGGATGCAGCAAAGGGAAGTGCTCTAACAAAGGTGATAATTGAAACTTGCTTACTTTCAGAAGAAGAAAAGATTAGAGCATGTGAATTGTCAGTTAAAGCTGGGGCAGACTTTGTAAAAACATCAACTGGCTTCTCAACCGGCGGTGCAACTGCTGAAGACATTGCTCTTATGAGAAAAACAGTCGGTCCAAACATTGGAGTAAAAGCTTCTGGCGGTGTAAGAAGTGCAGAGGATGCGAAAAAGATGATTGAAGCAGGAGCAACAAGAATCGGAGCAAGCTCTGGTGCAGCCATCGTTAACGGGTTAACGAGCGATTCAGACTATTAA
- the mtaB gene encoding tRNA (N(6)-L-threonylcarbamoyladenosine(37)-C(2))-methylthiotransferase MtaB has translation MPTVAFHTLGCKVNHYETEAIWQLFKDTGYERVDFESISDVYVINTCTVTNTGDKKSRQVIRRAIRKNPDAVICVTGCYAQTSPAEIMAIPGVDIVVGTQDRVKMLDYINQYKEERQPINGVGNIMKSRVYEELDVPAFTDRTRASLKIQEGCNNFCTFCIIPWARGLMRSRDPQEVIRQAQQLVDAGYKEIVLTGIHTGGYGEDMKDYNLAMLLRDLEAQVKGLKRIRISSIEASQITDEVIEVINGSSMIVRHLHIPLQSGSNTVLKRMRRKYTMEFFGERLDRLKEALPGLAVTSDVIVGFPGETEEEFMETYNFIKEHKFSELHVFPYSKRTGTPAARMEDQIDEEVKNERVHRLISLSDQLAKEYASQFEGEVLEVIPEEEFKDQEDHGLYVGYTDNYLKIVFKATEDMVGQIVKVKITKAGYPYNEGQFVRVLEEDCEEAAV, from the coding sequence ATGCCTACAGTTGCATTTCATACACTTGGCTGTAAAGTGAACCATTATGAAACAGAGGCCATTTGGCAATTATTTAAAGATACTGGATACGAACGTGTTGATTTTGAATCCATTTCTGACGTTTACGTAATCAATACTTGTACGGTAACGAATACGGGCGATAAGAAGAGCCGTCAAGTCATCCGCAGAGCGATCCGGAAAAATCCGGATGCTGTTATTTGTGTCACTGGCTGTTATGCACAGACCTCTCCTGCGGAAATTATGGCGATTCCTGGCGTGGATATTGTTGTCGGAACCCAGGATCGTGTGAAAATGCTAGATTATATTAACCAATATAAAGAGGAGCGCCAGCCGATCAATGGAGTAGGCAATATCATGAAGAGCCGTGTTTATGAAGAGTTAGATGTACCTGCTTTTACGGATCGTACACGTGCTTCCCTTAAAATTCAAGAAGGCTGCAATAACTTCTGTACATTCTGTATCATTCCATGGGCACGCGGATTGATGAGATCAAGAGATCCACAGGAGGTTATTCGCCAAGCACAGCAATTAGTGGATGCTGGTTATAAGGAGATTGTCCTTACAGGCATTCATACTGGCGGCTATGGCGAGGATATGAAGGATTACAATTTGGCCATGCTTCTGCGAGATTTAGAAGCTCAAGTAAAGGGCCTAAAGCGTATTAGGATTTCTTCCATTGAAGCAAGCCAAATCACAGATGAGGTTATTGAAGTGATCAATGGGTCAAGTATGATTGTAAGGCATCTTCATATTCCTCTGCAGTCAGGGTCAAATACTGTTCTAAAGAGAATGCGCAGAAAGTATACGATGGAGTTTTTCGGTGAGCGTTTAGATCGCTTAAAGGAAGCTTTACCAGGTTTAGCGGTTACTTCAGATGTTATTGTCGGCTTCCCAGGTGAAACAGAAGAGGAATTTATGGAAACCTATAATTTTATTAAGGAACATAAATTTTCTGAGCTTCATGTTTTCCCTTATTCAAAACGAACCGGAACACCTGCAGCTAGAATGGAAGATCAAATAGACGAAGAAGTAAAAAACGAACGTGTCCACCGATTAATTTCCTTATCTGATCAGCTTGCAAAGGAATATGCTTCTCAATTTGAGGGGGAGGTCCTCGAAGTAATTCCTGAGGAAGAGTTCAAGGATCAGGAAGATCACGGTCTATATGTTGGCTATACAGATAATTATCTAAAAATAGTGTTCAAAGCAACTGAAGATATGGTCGGCCAAATTGTAAAAGTAAAAATAACAAAAGCTGGCTATCCATATAATGAAGGTCAGTTTGTCCGTGTTCTAGAGGAAGATTGCGAAGAAGCGGCAGTGTAA
- a CDS encoding 16S rRNA (uracil(1498)-N(3))-methyltransferase, which yields MQRYFVNQSAVENRFTIQEDDYHHIVRVMRMKEGDHLICVDPLKKSAVCLIVEITDEKVVAEVVKWDEGFSASELPIDVTIVSGLPKGDKLEWIIQKGTELGANRFIPFISARSVVKWDEKKGIKKVERWQKIAKEAAEQSHRTSLPEVLSPQNIKSIIKNSENYDYKLIAYEEVARQGESSVLSNTLAKMKQGQSLMIVFGPEGGLTEQEVTLLKDNAFQSCGLGPRILRTETAPLYTLSAVSYHFELME from the coding sequence TTGCAGCGTTATTTTGTCAATCAATCTGCAGTTGAAAACCGTTTTACTATCCAAGAGGACGATTATCATCATATTGTCCGCGTAATGAGAATGAAGGAAGGCGATCATTTAATTTGTGTAGATCCCCTAAAAAAAAGTGCTGTTTGCTTAATTGTAGAAATTACCGATGAAAAAGTGGTTGCAGAAGTTGTAAAATGGGATGAGGGGTTCTCTGCCTCCGAACTGCCAATTGATGTAACAATTGTGAGCGGACTGCCTAAAGGGGATAAGCTGGAATGGATTATCCAAAAGGGAACAGAGCTAGGTGCTAATCGGTTTATCCCTTTTATTTCAGCACGCTCAGTAGTAAAATGGGATGAGAAAAAGGGTATAAAGAAGGTTGAACGGTGGCAAAAGATTGCGAAAGAGGCAGCCGAACAGTCCCATCGGACTAGTCTTCCTGAAGTATTAAGTCCTCAAAATATTAAATCCATTATAAAAAATAGTGAGAATTATGACTATAAATTGATCGCTTATGAGGAAGTGGCAAGGCAAGGAGAGTCATCCGTATTATCTAATACCTTGGCAAAAATGAAACAAGGTCAGTCTCTCATGATTGTATTTGGACCTGAAGGCGGTTTAACCGAACAGGAAGTCACATTGTTAAAGGATAACGCTTTCCAATCATGCGGATTAGGCCCACGAATCTTAAGGACGGAAACAGCGCCGCTTTACACATTATCGGCCGTTTCTTATCATTTTGAATTAATGGAGTGA
- the prmA gene encoding 50S ribosomal protein L11 methyltransferase encodes MKWSEISIHTTNEAVEPISNILHEAGASGVVIEDPSELVKERKDQFGEIYQLNPLDYPEEGVVVKAYLPVNSFLAETIDGIKEEINNLLLYNIDIGKNDISISEVNEEEWATAWKKYYHPVKISERFTIVPSWEKYTPVSSDELIIELDPGMAFGTGTHPTTVMCIQALERTVNTGDNIIDVGTGSGVLSIAAAMLGAEKVTALDLDEVAVNSARENIELNKVHNIVNVAQNNLLDGITGKVDIVVANILAEIILRFTDDVASVVKKDGFFIASGIILQKKQEVKDAMLSAGFQIEETIQMEDWVAIIGRRS; translated from the coding sequence TTGAAATGGTCAGAGATCAGTATTCATACGACAAATGAGGCAGTCGAACCAATTTCTAATATTCTGCATGAAGCAGGAGCAAGCGGAGTTGTCATTGAAGATCCATCTGAGCTTGTGAAAGAAAGAAAAGATCAATTCGGTGAAATCTACCAGCTCAATCCATTAGACTATCCTGAAGAAGGGGTTGTCGTCAAAGCTTATTTGCCTGTAAATAGTTTTCTTGCAGAAACGATTGATGGAATTAAAGAAGAAATTAATAATCTTCTTTTATATAATATTGATATTGGCAAAAATGATATTAGCATCAGCGAGGTTAATGAAGAGGAATGGGCAACAGCCTGGAAGAAATATTACCATCCAGTGAAGATTTCTGAAAGGTTTACCATTGTTCCGAGCTGGGAAAAATACACCCCTGTTTCCAGTGATGAATTAATCATTGAGCTTGATCCAGGGATGGCATTTGGTACAGGTACTCACCCAACAACTGTCATGTGTATTCAAGCGTTAGAAAGAACGGTAAATACGGGAGACAACATAATCGATGTTGGTACTGGTTCAGGTGTACTAAGCATTGCTGCTGCCATGCTTGGTGCTGAAAAAGTAACAGCACTTGATCTCGATGAGGTTGCCGTGAACTCTGCCCGGGAAAATATTGAACTGAATAAAGTTCATAACATCGTAAATGTTGCACAAAATAATCTACTTGATGGAATCACCGGTAAGGTAGATATAGTAGTAGCTAATATATTGGCAGAAATCATCCTCAGATTTACTGATGATGTTGCATCTGTCGTTAAAAAAGACGGCTTCTTTATTGCATCTGGGATTATTCTGCAGAAAAAACAAGAAGTGAAGGATGCAATGCTTTCAGCAGGATTCCAAATCGAAGAAACGATTCAAATGGAAGATTGGGTTGCTATTATCGGGAGAAGAAGCTAG
- the dnaJ gene encoding molecular chaperone DnaJ, with amino-acid sequence MSKRDYYEVLGVSKGASKDELKKAYRKLSKQYHPDINKEPGADEKFKEVAEAYEVLSDDQKRAHYDQFGHTDPNQGFGGGGFEGFGGFEDIFSTFFGGGGSRRRDPNAPRQGADLQYTMTLSFEDAVFGKETEIEIPREETCETCNGSGAKPGTKPDTCGHCHGSGQINMEQNTPFGKIVNRRTCHQCNGTGKQIKHKCSTCGGDGKVKKRKKIAVKIPAGIDDGQQLRVSGQGEPGVNGGPSGDLYVVFHVRSHEFFERDGDDVYCEMPITFVQAALGDEVEVPTLYGKIKLKVPAGTQTGTKFRLKEKGIQNVRGYGKGDQHIIVRIVTPTKLSEKQKQLLHEFAEISGQVPQGEHEESFFDKVKRAFKGD; translated from the coding sequence ATGAGTAAAAGGGATTACTATGAAGTCCTTGGTGTCAGTAAAGGGGCATCCAAGGATGAATTAAAAAAGGCTTATCGTAAGCTATCCAAACAATATCATCCTGATATTAATAAAGAACCAGGTGCAGACGAGAAATTCAAAGAAGTTGCAGAAGCTTATGAAGTTTTAAGTGATGACCAAAAACGCGCTCATTACGATCAATTTGGCCATACTGATCCTAACCAAGGCTTTGGTGGCGGTGGTTTTGAAGGATTCGGCGGCTTTGAAGACATTTTCAGTACTTTCTTCGGCGGCGGCGGATCACGCAGACGAGATCCAAACGCGCCGCGTCAAGGTGCCGATTTACAGTACACAATGACTTTATCTTTTGAGGACGCAGTTTTTGGCAAGGAAACGGAAATTGAGATCCCTCGTGAAGAAACTTGTGAAACTTGTAACGGATCAGGTGCAAAACCAGGTACAAAGCCCGACACTTGCGGACATTGTCATGGTTCTGGACAAATTAATATGGAGCAAAATACACCATTTGGCAAAATTGTTAACCGAAGAACATGCCATCAGTGTAACGGTACTGGTAAGCAGATCAAGCATAAATGTTCTACTTGCGGCGGGGATGGAAAAGTAAAAAAGCGCAAGAAAATTGCGGTGAAAATTCCAGCAGGGATTGATGACGGCCAACAGCTAAGGGTATCAGGCCAAGGAGAACCGGGAGTAAATGGTGGACCTTCTGGCGATTTATATGTTGTTTTCCATGTTCGCTCTCATGAATTCTTTGAACGTGATGGGGATGATGTTTATTGTGAAATGCCAATCACATTTGTCCAAGCAGCTCTAGGGGATGAGGTAGAGGTACCTACCCTTTATGGAAAGATAAAATTAAAAGTCCCAGCTGGCACACAAACAGGGACAAAGTTCCGCTTAAAGGAAAAAGGGATTCAAAATGTTAGAGGGTATGGAAAAGGAGATCAGCATATTATTGTCCGTATTGTTACTCCTACAAAGCTATCGGAAAAACAAAAACAATTGCTGCATGAATTTGCAGAAATAAGCGGTCAAGTTCCACAAGGCGAACATGAAGAAAGCTTTTTTGATAAAGTAAAGCGAGCATTTAAGGGCGATTAA